GTTGGAGACCAAGGTCGCCACCACGGACTCATCACCACTATCCACCAGCGCATCCGACAGGCCTTCGGAAACGGATTTCCGTTGGGCGATGGCCATTTGTTTGTCGGCCCCCTGGCTGCGTACGATCTCGATCAGATCTTCGTCGGTAAGAACGTCGGAAAACTGCAGCACCGGAAGCGAGACGGATTCCACGTCATTGGCCAAGGACTTGGCCACATCATAGGGAATGGAGGGATTGTCCTTCAGGCTCTCGGCCAGGGCCTCGCGAACGCGCACCTGCGCATCTTTGACCATCACCCGAAAGATATCCTCGGCAATGGAGCGTTCCTGCTCCGAAAGGTTTTCGAGACCGAATTGTTTGGCGATTTTTTCCGCCGTTGCCGCACGGGCCTCCGGCGACGGGTCGCTCAACAGGGCCGCGACGTCTTTGCTGCTCAGCATTTGATTCTCATTGTTCACGTCTCGAAGCCCCACCGCGCCTGACCTATTCAAGCGACAAATATCAAAGCCCAAAGGTTGGTTATGTCCCGAAGGATTACATATTCACCGATCATTGACAATAACATGAAAGGTTAGCGTATGAGGCCGACTTCGCGATAGTAGCGCCGGGCCCCGGCATGCAATGGCGCGCTCAAACCCGCTCTCACCATTTCCGGCTTGGACAGATTGGCGAAAGCCGGATGCAGATCTTTGAAAGCGGCAAAATCTTCGAAAACGGCCTTGACCAATTGGTAAATCGTATCCTCTGAAACACTCGCGGAAGTGACGACCGTCGCTCCGACACCGAACGTTTTCACATCTTTCTGGTTGCCCCGGTACATCCCGCCCGGAACCACGGCGTGGCGGTAATAGATATTATCTTGCACCAATCGATCGATTGCGGCACCACTTACTTCGATCAGACGGCTCTCACAAGAGGTCGTGGCTTCCATGATGGAACCGCTGGGATGACCAACGGTAAAGACCATGGCATCGATCTTGTTCTCACAAAGCGCCTTGCTCTGCTCGGATGAGCGCAATTCGGCCGCGAGCGCGAAATCGGCCGATGTCCAGCCCAGAGCCGCCATGACCACTTCCATGGTGCCGCGCTGCCCGGACCCCGGATTGCCCATATTCACCCGCTTCCCCTTGAGACCGGCCAGATTGGTGATACCGGAATCCGCCCGCGCCACCACGGTGAAGGGCTCCGGGTGCAGGGAAAACACGGAACGGAGATCCTCATAGGGACCATCCTCGACGAATGGGCCGGTACCATGGACTCCGTGATGGTGCCAGTCCGACTGGACCACCCCCAATGTCAAATCACCGCCGCGAATGGTGCGGACGTTATAGACCGAGCCGTTGGTGCTCTCCACCGTACATCGAATTCCGTGATCCTTGCGGCCCTTATTGACCAGACGGCATATGGATCCGCCCGCGGGATAGTAAACGCCGGTCACTCCGGCGGTGCCAATGGTGATGAAGCGGTCGGTTTCCTTC
The sequence above is drawn from the Magnetospira sp. QH-2 genome and encodes:
- a CDS encoding TAXI family TRAP transporter solute-binding subunit; translated protein: MLRKTVAILAALALSMTVAACDQEAEEAALGPVPKKETDRFITIGTAGVTGVYYPAGGSICRLVNKGRKDHGIRCTVESTNGSVYNVRTIRGGDLTLGVVQSDWHHHGVHGTGPFVEDGPYEDLRSVFSLHPEPFTVVARADSGITNLAGLKGKRVNMGNPGSGQRGTMEVVMAALGWTSADFALAAELRSSEQSKALCENKIDAMVFTVGHPSGSIMEATTSCESRLIEVSGAAIDRLVQDNIYYRHAVVPGGMYRGNQKDVKTFGVGATVVTSASVSEDTIYQLVKAVFEDFAAFKDLHPAFANLSKPEMVRAGLSAPLHAGARRYYREVGLIR